Proteins from a genomic interval of Nostoc sp. TCL240-02:
- a CDS encoding histidine kinase: MLKHDYMQVSQDQPIYSEAPLQLLLFVDGRPKSRQQVQRIRAYLKELQAEYTFEVQTIDVGQQPYLAEHFKLVATPALIKIHPEPRQVLAGSNIIAQLKNWWPRWQVAVDAYLKLQEDLQEHIDDNGRGTLPKSTIHSVAVSAELIRLSDEIFRLKQEKDNLQEQLQFKDRVIAMLAHDLRNPLTAAAIAMETLQSNYNLETGEFQRLKPSMTAHLLKQARNQTKVIDRMITDLLQVGRGKDTEFPLLPQKVQLGKVFLDVLEELCDRYTAKSQEVETDIPSDLPYVYADPERIRQVLVNLLDNAIKYTPEGGKISVSGLHRTTQKVQFSIGDTGPGIPVENRDRIFENHFRLQRDEGKEGYGIGLCLCQRIILAHYGQIWVDSAPNNGAWFHFTLPVYPS; the protein is encoded by the coding sequence GTGCTGAAACACGATTACATGCAAGTTTCCCAGGATCAGCCTATTTATTCTGAAGCTCCACTCCAGCTGTTACTTTTTGTCGATGGACGACCTAAGTCCCGCCAACAGGTGCAGCGAATACGTGCTTACTTAAAAGAATTGCAGGCTGAGTATACTTTTGAAGTTCAAACTATCGATGTTGGACAACAACCTTACTTAGCAGAACACTTTAAGTTGGTAGCAACGCCAGCTTTAATCAAAATCCATCCTGAACCACGACAGGTTTTGGCTGGGAGTAATATCATAGCGCAATTAAAAAACTGGTGGCCTCGCTGGCAAGTTGCTGTAGACGCTTACTTAAAATTACAGGAAGACTTGCAAGAACACATAGACGACAATGGTCGGGGCACATTACCCAAATCTACTATCCATTCAGTTGCTGTTTCTGCTGAACTAATCCGACTCTCAGACGAAATTTTTCGCTTGAAACAGGAAAAAGATAACCTCCAAGAGCAGCTACAGTTTAAAGACCGGGTGATTGCGATGCTGGCGCACGATCTCCGTAATCCCCTAACTGCTGCCGCGATCGCAATGGAAACTCTCCAATCTAACTACAATCTAGAGACAGGGGAATTCCAGCGCCTCAAGCCATCGATGACGGCACATTTATTAAAACAAGCCCGCAATCAAACTAAGGTCATTGATCGAATGATTACTGATCTTTTGCAGGTAGGTCGTGGAAAAGATACAGAGTTTCCTTTACTACCACAAAAGGTACAACTAGGTAAAGTCTTTTTAGATGTACTCGAAGAATTGTGCGATCGCTACACCGCCAAATCCCAAGAGGTAGAAACAGATATTCCTAGTGACTTACCTTATGTATATGCTGACCCAGAACGCATCCGCCAAGTGCTAGTGAATCTGTTAGATAATGCCATTAAATATACCCCAGAAGGTGGCAAGATTAGCGTTTCCGGATTGCACCGCACTACCCAAAAAGTTCAGTTTAGTATTGGCGATACTGGGCCTGGTATTCCTGTAGAGAATCGCGATCGCATCTTTGAAAACCACTTCCGCCTGCAACGGGATGAAGGTAAAGAAGGTTACGGGATTGGTCTTTGTTTATGCCAACGGATTATCCTGGCACACTATGGCCAAATTTGGGTAGACTCTGCCCCCAATAACGGAGCATGGTTCCACTTCACGCTGCCAGTTTATCCTTCTTAG
- a CDS encoding PleD family two-component system response regulator — MSGISSFSVSKQPPLILVADDDKTIRVLLRKAMEQEGYRVVEVNDGKQCLDAYETIKPDIVLLDAVMPVMDGFTCCKQLLQIARNNLISALATFDTDSALNNTVISKIWERTPILMITCLDDEESVNRAFDAGATDYVTKPIHWPVLRQRLRRLLQQGQVYKQLEAANQALQHLANVDGLTELANRRRFDDYLNTQWINLAQEESPLSMILCDIDYFKFYNDKYGHPAGDVCLQKVGAVLNLKAQKHQDLVARYGGEEFAVIMPYTHAAGAVHVAATIQAGIKDLQIAHAGSAVSQHVTLSMGVATIVPTWESSPSDLIVRADKALYEAKAGGRDRFISSF, encoded by the coding sequence ATGTCAGGCATAAGCTCATTTTCTGTTTCTAAACAACCACCACTGATTCTAGTGGCTGATGATGACAAGACTATCCGAGTGTTGTTGCGTAAAGCTATGGAACAAGAAGGTTATCGAGTGGTTGAGGTCAATGATGGTAAGCAATGTTTAGATGCTTACGAGACAATCAAACCGGATATAGTTTTGCTAGATGCTGTAATGCCTGTGATGGATGGCTTTACCTGCTGTAAGCAATTGCTCCAAATTGCCAGGAATAATTTAATCTCAGCTCTAGCAACCTTTGATACTGACTCAGCTCTTAACAATACTGTGATCTCCAAAATATGGGAGCGCACTCCCATATTGATGATCACATGCTTGGACGATGAGGAATCCGTAAACCGTGCTTTTGATGCAGGGGCGACTGATTATGTTACTAAGCCAATTCACTGGCCTGTATTGCGCCAACGGTTGCGCCGACTGCTACAGCAAGGGCAAGTATACAAACAATTAGAGGCAGCAAACCAAGCTTTACAGCACCTTGCCAATGTAGATGGCTTAACTGAGTTGGCTAATCGTCGTCGCTTTGATGATTATCTCAATACTCAGTGGATTAATCTTGCCCAAGAGGAATCTCCTTTGTCAATGATTTTGTGTGATATCGACTATTTTAAATTTTATAACGATAAATATGGCCATCCTGCTGGAGATGTCTGTTTACAAAAGGTGGGTGCTGTCTTAAATCTGAAGGCGCAAAAACATCAAGATTTAGTAGCGCGTTATGGTGGCGAAGAATTTGCTGTGATTATGCCATACACCCATGCAGCTGGTGCAGTTCACGTGGCCGCAACTATACAAGCGGGAATCAAAGATTTGCAAATTGCTCACGCCGGGTCTGCTGTGAGTCAGCATGTCACGCTAAGTATGGGCGTAGCAACTATTGTACCTACTTGGGAATCCTCTCCTTCCGATTTGATTGTGCGAGCAGATAAAGCGCTCTACGAAGCAAAGGCAGGGGGGCGCGATCGCTTTATCTCAAGTTTTTAA
- a CDS encoding chlororespiratory reduction protein 7 — protein sequence MPDSLMYQQDHFVLLETNKAEQFLTQSELLEKLKTTLQQLIIQDLPPDLQKFDTVEAQAQYLLDTGCELDIGPGQYLQWYAVRLEK from the coding sequence ATGCCAGACTCATTAATGTATCAGCAAGATCACTTTGTTCTTTTAGAAACAAATAAAGCAGAGCAATTTCTGACACAATCAGAATTATTAGAAAAGCTCAAAACGACTCTCCAGCAACTTATAATTCAAGATTTACCGCCTGACTTGCAAAAGTTTGATACTGTGGAAGCTCAAGCACAATATTTACTCGATACCGGCTGTGAATTAGATATTGGCCCTGGGCAATATTTACAATGGTATGCAGTTCGTTTAGAAAAGTAA
- a CDS encoding DUF2854 domain-containing protein, with protein sequence MLRQISLGTLGLTIGGILTIMGFVAYAGNNATLNLVGFFYGIPLLLGGLALKANELKPVPFTQNTSPSALKLREQQATDTQNKIRKDITRYCYGQDAHLDTTLSFLGLSPTDQERPTVTGLREVEINGNYVLILEFDSPLIPIDVWQKKQEKMTNYFGPGLEIQITQPSENTIELALINSPKESLVSSQ encoded by the coding sequence ATGCTACGTCAAATCTCTTTGGGAACACTCGGTTTAACTATCGGTGGCATATTAACCATTATGGGCTTCGTCGCCTATGCTGGTAATAATGCCACACTGAATCTTGTCGGATTTTTTTACGGTATTCCTCTATTGTTGGGAGGACTGGCACTAAAAGCTAATGAACTTAAGCCAGTACCCTTTACCCAAAATACATCACCGTCAGCATTGAAACTGCGAGAACAGCAAGCAACTGATACTCAAAATAAAATTCGCAAAGACATCACCCGATATTGTTACGGTCAAGATGCTCATTTAGATACAACACTTTCTTTTCTGGGTTTGAGTCCCACAGACCAGGAACGGCCAACAGTCACAGGGTTACGAGAAGTAGAAATTAATGGAAACTATGTCCTAATTTTAGAATTTGATTCACCGCTAATACCAATTGATGTATGGCAAAAAAAGCAGGAAAAAATGACTAATTATTTTGGGCCGGGATTGGAGATTCAAATAACACAGCCATCTGAAAATACAATTGAGTTAGCACTGATTAATAGTCCAAAAGAGTCGCTCGTCAGTAGTCAATAG
- a CDS encoding response regulator transcription factor: MLMLSCELSTLRVLVVDDHELTRLTLQLVFSCQENIQVVGLASNGEEAIEMVKRCHPDVIVLDLQMPVMDGWSASSQIKAISPNTQILAYSSVEDVNFQRNKAMSSFDDVCKKDVPTSELIALVRRLGQRAKDDSVAG, encoded by the coding sequence ATGTTAATGTTATCCTGTGAGCTTTCTACCTTGCGTGTTCTAGTAGTTGATGACCATGAACTGACTCGTCTAACCTTGCAATTGGTTTTTTCTTGTCAGGAGAATATTCAAGTAGTAGGTTTAGCTAGTAATGGTGAAGAAGCTATAGAAATGGTTAAACGTTGTCATCCTGACGTAATTGTTCTAGATTTACAAATGCCAGTCATGGATGGCTGGAGCGCGTCTAGCCAAATTAAAGCTATATCTCCGAACACCCAAATCCTTGCTTACTCCTCAGTAGAAGACGTAAATTTTCAAAGAAATAAGGCAATGTCTAGCTTTGATGATGTTTGCAAGAAAGATGTACCCACAAGCGAACTGATTGCTTTAGTTAGGCGGTTAGGTCAGCGTGCAAAAGATGATTCAGTTGCAGGGTAA
- the ppk1 gene encoding polyphosphate kinase 1, whose amino-acid sequence MAKSKKSANPINLNDPQYYLNRELSWLEFNARVLHEACDDRTPLLERLKFLGIFNSNLDEFFMVRVAGLKQQVEAKVSLLTPDGRTPQQQLDDIRSTLIPHVKKEHQHFEEVLRPLLANHGIHILNYIDLNQKQRTHLNSYFEEQVFPVLTPLAVDPSHPFPFISNLSLNLAVVVKNPDTEEEFFARVKVPNVLPRFLPIPPELGQNNDKPANWTGVPLEQAIAHNLESLFPGMNIQEYHPFRITRDADLVLEEDEADDLLLAIEQELRKRRLGGSPVRLEIQSQTPEIVRSRLLHDLELTESDLYEVDGLLGLRDLMYFMSLPLPELKDPPRQSVVPLRLQRLREPSLDPDALETDEGKDFFAVIREKDLLVHHPYQSFSATVVRFITHAAYDPNVLAIKMTLYRTSGDSPIVNALIAAAENDKQVSVLVELKARFDEENNIYWAKRLERVGVHVVYGLVGLKTHSKTVMVVRREKDRIRRYVHIGTGNYNPKTARLYTDLGLFSCREELGADITDLFNFLTGYSRQKSYRELLVAPVNMRDRFLALINREIENVQNGFSGRIVAKMNSLVDPQIIATLYEASRAGVQIDLIIRGVCCLRPGLKDISENIRIISIVGRFLEHSRIYYFHNNTQEEIYIGSADWMRRNLDRRVEVITPIKDPDIAKDLQEIMGIMLADNRQAWELQADGTYIQRRPYDDSPEANSQKILMNMALRSTGVTSNLID is encoded by the coding sequence ATGGCAAAATCGAAGAAAAGCGCCAATCCCATCAATTTAAACGATCCACAATATTATCTTAACCGGGAGTTAAGCTGGCTAGAATTTAATGCCAGGGTGTTACATGAAGCTTGTGACGATCGCACGCCTCTTTTGGAACGCCTCAAGTTTTTAGGAATCTTCAACTCTAATTTGGATGAGTTTTTCATGGTGCGGGTTGCTGGTTTAAAGCAACAAGTAGAGGCAAAAGTCAGCTTATTAACTCCCGATGGTCGGACACCACAACAACAGCTAGATGATATTAGGTCTACCCTGATTCCTCATGTCAAGAAAGAGCATCAACATTTTGAGGAAGTACTTCGTCCATTGTTAGCAAATCATGGCATTCATATCCTGAATTACATAGATTTGAATCAAAAACAGCGAACTCATCTAAATAGCTATTTTGAGGAACAAGTATTTCCAGTTTTGACACCTTTGGCTGTCGATCCTAGTCATCCTTTTCCTTTTATTTCTAATCTCAGTCTGAATCTAGCTGTTGTGGTCAAAAACCCAGACACCGAAGAAGAATTCTTTGCCAGAGTTAAAGTCCCCAACGTTCTGCCGCGATTTTTACCAATACCGCCTGAGTTGGGACAAAATAACGACAAACCTGCTAACTGGACTGGTGTACCTTTAGAACAAGCGATCGCTCATAACTTGGAATCTCTATTTCCAGGGATGAATATTCAAGAATATCATCCGTTTCGCATTACCCGTGATGCCGATTTGGTCTTAGAAGAAGATGAAGCAGATGATTTGTTGTTAGCGATTGAACAGGAATTGCGAAAACGGCGGCTAGGCGGGAGTCCAGTGCGGCTAGAAATTCAATCCCAGACTCCTGAAATAGTGCGATCGCGATTATTGCACGATTTGGAATTAACAGAAAGCGATCTCTACGAAGTAGACGGTCTTTTGGGATTGCGAGATTTGATGTATTTTATGTCCTTGCCATTGCCAGAACTCAAAGATCCACCACGCCAATCTGTTGTCCCATTACGCTTGCAAAGGTTGAGGGAACCGAGTTTAGACCCCGATGCGCTGGAGACGGACGAAGGAAAAGACTTTTTTGCTGTGATTCGGGAAAAAGATTTATTAGTACACCATCCCTATCAATCCTTTTCGGCTACAGTGGTGCGCTTTATTACCCATGCCGCCTACGATCCGAATGTGTTAGCCATCAAGATGACACTTTACCGGACTTCTGGCGACTCGCCCATCGTCAACGCCTTAATTGCTGCTGCTGAAAATGATAAGCAGGTATCTGTACTGGTGGAATTAAAAGCGCGATTTGATGAGGAAAATAATATTTACTGGGCAAAACGACTTGAAAGAGTTGGAGTGCATGTAGTCTATGGTTTAGTGGGACTGAAAACCCACAGTAAAACCGTTATGGTGGTACGGCGTGAAAAAGATCGAATACGCCGTTACGTACATATTGGCACTGGTAATTATAACCCTAAAACAGCACGGTTGTATACAGATTTGGGATTATTTAGTTGCCGGGAAGAATTAGGTGCTGACATCACAGATTTATTTAATTTCTTGACAGGATACTCCCGACAAAAGTCTTATCGAGAATTGCTGGTCGCACCTGTAAATATGCGCGATCGGTTCTTGGCACTAATTAACCGCGAAATTGAAAATGTTCAAAATGGATTTTCTGGACGCATTGTTGCCAAAATGAATTCCCTAGTCGATCCGCAAATTATCGCCACTCTATATGAAGCTTCCCGCGCCGGAGTGCAAATCGACTTAATTATCAGGGGCGTTTGCTGTTTGCGTCCAGGACTCAAAGATATTAGTGAAAACATTCGCATTATTAGCATCGTCGGTCGCTTTTTAGAACACTCTCGGATTTATTATTTTCATAACAATACACAGGAGGAAATCTATATCGGTAGTGCCGACTGGATGCGCCGCAACCTAGATCGCCGAGTCGAAGTAATTACTCCAATAAAAGATCCAGATATTGCAAAAGATTTGCAGGAAATTATGGGGATTATGCTCGCAGATAATCGCCAAGCTTGGGAATTACAAGCCGATGGCACTTACATTCAACGCCGTCCTTATGATGATTCTCCAGAAGCCAATTCACAAAAAATTCTTATGAATATGGCATTACGCTCAACTGGTGTAACCTCCAACTTGATTGATTAA
- a CDS encoding carboxypeptidase regulatory-like domain-containing protein — translation MLYQPSASPPPITIIQLENDSFKTQLDTRISQEHKAFAGAIATPSPPETLPPEFSTDKSQDSYKIDHENITASNITTENALDSDTKQLSQQVVAQSITPSAASQNSAIRDIKSTLRDIRNAAHSHNVKNQMSPEKEQKINNNIVIPISTSSDVLKSSTGKNNPPANPAINNILAEAKSLLLGVFINGQEVGSLEVIPDEGKLLIPLFDFAQIAGFTVENIDIGKTQLKTPLGVVTVTESDLKKINGITYISDTFLKEKLLTEIELKTSDLALNVDLPWRRGNGESGNQAIDLKPEVRPPSSGLSNFRQELNYYSNSGNTNWRSSSLLGGRLGGGAWRLRLENDFVNSPQLSEYFYFKRSGRMLYQIGRQQIGLNPLATNLNLTGVQIGYTNLPTDRFNTSSSANELLPRRSQPIQTFRGVVPPASFVQLRVSGVVVAQRQVGLSGEYEFADVNLPTGQSNDIELFVFDRNNFSVPTEIRSLRLNASDLLLPSGGNVQLAGIGLTGNYIQNNLLDDFPSTQSGQLAGFYQIRQGISDNLTLESSAQLLADSTQAQAGFAWRLANPVILSANAGTSNGELGYAANLDIQLDRLQILGVSELYPTGYFSSNDQSRDRKNNALDIRYKFSNNLSLGFIARSYQNQSDSSNYILPTFSFRPLSNLSLRGTPDYFGNYSFNAFYQPTRNSRLSFNSFSNVYTTDFGYNLSRDYLVSFGTESGGDLATRYTLGLNYSSPSLYGLSWRLGLGYRDGEVGPVVGASMRIVPGLFASIDYQGIPSRNRNILGGIGDDRLTISLVSDLSFAGGRVSPAEYSSVGKDRGAIAGRMVIEGGRKGADLDGGIINVYDNRGRTVGTTKIDAQGNFFVGNLREGVYVIALDPDELPIEIALRKTSIVAEVAGAAVTQLNFPVRLEYGMAGKITDVAGQPIPNVEVELVDAQGKRVVSSVTDQFGLYRLDAVPVGNYTLRVPVQDGIANSNTLPKLEVAINKEFIYDQNLQLPIAAAAKETQEKKETQEK, via the coding sequence ATGCTCTACCAACCTTCAGCATCTCCCCCACCAATTACAATTATACAGTTAGAGAATGATTCTTTTAAAACGCAGTTAGATACCCGCATTAGTCAAGAACATAAAGCATTTGCTGGAGCAATTGCAACTCCTTCACCACCAGAAACATTACCACCTGAGTTTTCCACGGATAAATCACAGGATTCTTACAAGATAGACCATGAAAACATTACAGCTAGTAATATAACTACTGAAAATGCTTTAGATTCTGACACTAAGCAACTTAGTCAACAGGTTGTAGCTCAAAGTATCACACCCTCAGCAGCGTCTCAGAATTCAGCTATTCGTGACATCAAAAGTACTCTAAGAGATATCAGAAATGCCGCTCATAGTCATAATGTTAAAAATCAGATGTCTCCTGAAAAGGAACAAAAGATTAACAATAATATAGTTATTCCAATCTCTACTAGCAGTGATGTTTTAAAAAGCTCAACAGGGAAGAATAATCCTCCTGCAAATCCTGCTATTAATAATATCTTGGCGGAAGCTAAAAGTTTATTATTGGGAGTATTCATTAATGGACAGGAAGTTGGAAGTTTAGAAGTTATTCCCGATGAAGGAAAATTATTAATTCCACTGTTCGATTTTGCCCAAATTGCTGGATTTACGGTTGAAAATATTGATATCGGTAAAACCCAACTGAAAACACCTTTAGGTGTAGTAACTGTTACAGAGTCAGACTTAAAAAAAATTAATGGTATTACTTATATTAGTGATACTTTCCTAAAAGAGAAATTACTTACTGAGATAGAGCTAAAAACTTCAGACTTAGCTTTAAATGTTGATTTACCTTGGCGTAGAGGTAATGGAGAATCAGGAAATCAGGCAATTGACCTCAAGCCAGAAGTTAGACCTCCTAGTAGTGGTTTATCTAATTTCCGGCAAGAGTTAAATTATTACAGTAATTCTGGTAATACAAACTGGCGTAGTTCTTCTCTTTTGGGTGGGCGTTTAGGAGGTGGTGCGTGGCGGTTACGTTTAGAGAATGATTTTGTGAACTCGCCCCAACTAAGTGAATATTTTTACTTTAAACGCTCAGGGCGAATGCTTTATCAAATAGGTCGCCAACAAATTGGGTTAAATCCTTTAGCTACTAATCTCAATTTGACGGGAGTGCAGATTGGTTATACTAATCTACCTACTGACAGGTTTAATACAAGTTCTAGTGCTAATGAGCTTCTACCAAGACGTTCCCAACCTATACAAACATTTCGTGGTGTAGTTCCCCCAGCCAGTTTTGTTCAGTTAAGAGTTAGTGGCGTTGTGGTTGCCCAACGGCAGGTAGGACTAAGTGGAGAATACGAATTTGCAGATGTCAATTTGCCTACTGGTCAAAGTAATGATATTGAACTGTTTGTATTTGACCGCAATAATTTCAGTGTACCGACAGAAATTCGTTCTTTAAGACTCAATGCTTCAGATTTATTGTTACCATCTGGCGGTAATGTGCAGCTAGCCGGAATAGGATTAACTGGTAACTATATCCAAAATAATTTATTGGATGATTTTCCTTCGACTCAATCAGGTCAGCTCGCTGGATTTTATCAGATACGCCAGGGTATATCTGATAATTTAACCTTGGAAAGCTCTGCACAATTATTAGCTGATAGTACACAAGCGCAGGCAGGTTTCGCTTGGCGTTTGGCAAATCCTGTAATTTTATCAGCGAATGCTGGTACTTCTAACGGTGAGTTAGGTTATGCGGCTAATTTGGATATTCAGTTGGATCGTTTGCAAATTTTGGGAGTTTCTGAATTATATCCGACAGGCTATTTTAGCAGCAATGATCAGTCACGCGATCGCAAGAATAATGCTCTCGATATCAGATATAAATTCAGTAACAATCTAAGTTTAGGCTTTATTGCCCGCAGTTACCAAAACCAAAGTGATTCGAGTAATTACATTTTGCCGACTTTTTCATTCCGCCCATTGTCTAACTTATCCTTGAGAGGTACACCAGATTATTTTGGCAACTATTCATTCAACGCCTTCTACCAACCAACAAGAAATAGCAGACTATCTTTTAACTCTTTTAGTAATGTTTATACAACAGATTTTGGCTATAACCTAAGCCGTGATTATCTAGTATCCTTCGGGACTGAATCTGGTGGTGATTTAGCGACTCGTTACACTTTGGGACTGAATTATAGCTCTCCTAGCCTTTATGGTCTGAGTTGGCGCTTAGGACTAGGATATAGAGATGGAGAAGTTGGGCCGGTTGTCGGTGCTAGTATGCGGATAGTGCCAGGATTATTCGCCTCAATTGATTATCAAGGCATCCCGTCTAGAAATAGAAACATTCTTGGTGGCATTGGGGACGATCGCCTAACGATCTCCTTAGTATCCGATTTATCATTTGCTGGCGGTAGAGTGTCACCGGCTGAATATAGCTCAGTTGGCAAAGATAGAGGAGCGATCGCTGGAAGAATGGTTATTGAAGGTGGTAGGAAGGGTGCAGACCTTGATGGCGGTATTATCAATGTTTACGATAACCGGGGCCGCACTGTTGGTACAACTAAAATAGACGCTCAAGGTAATTTCTTTGTCGGTAACTTGCGAGAAGGTGTCTATGTAATTGCACTAGATCCAGACGAATTACCAATTGAAATTGCTCTGCGAAAAACTTCTATAGTTGCTGAAGTAGCAGGTGCAGCTGTGACTCAATTAAATTTCCCCGTCCGATTAGAATATGGTATGGCGGGCAAAATTACTGATGTGGCAGGTCAGCCAATACCAAATGTGGAAGTAGAACTAGTTGATGCTCAAGGTAAACGAGTAGTATCATCTGTGACTGATCAATTTGGTCTTTACCGTCTAGATGCCGTTCCTGTTGGTAACTATACATTGCGCGTTCCTGTTCAAGATGGCATCGCCAATAGCAACACTTTACCAAAATTAGAAGTAGCAATTAATAAAGAGTTTATATACGACCAAAATCTGCAATTACCCATTGCCGCAGCCGCTAAGGAAACTCAGGAGAAAAAAGAAACTCAAGAAAAATAA
- a CDS encoding molecular chaperone — MPKSINIALGLIGALALSIPPAMAINIGVSPPRFHIDMNSNKTRSQAVRILNLDSQPVELKVYVQSWMLNEENKLQVIPPKEQSLEQWIIFTPSRFTIPPGGSQTVRFAIHPRVKPQSGEHRAVLFVEEIPRTTTPKKGVTLIGKLGVAIYAYVGDVKKIGVLNSVSVNTKPNALNAIFDISSQGNASVQMEGQYAIWPAAKYPGAEATKPIANLEKPEDKKTGPLVDVGFLPTTPILPDSRRRVLLPITKNLPPGNYVLDINGKLNGVAIKKGIPFTVPINAPLANNINTQTQPASQKLRNSLKNPQYRR, encoded by the coding sequence TTGCCAAAATCAATAAATATTGCTTTGGGTCTAATAGGAGCATTAGCTCTAAGTATACCTCCGGCAATGGCAATTAATATTGGTGTGAGTCCACCCCGGTTTCACATAGATATGAATAGCAATAAAACACGCTCTCAGGCTGTTCGGATTTTAAACCTTGATTCTCAACCAGTTGAACTTAAGGTTTATGTGCAATCGTGGATGCTGAATGAGGAAAATAAATTGCAAGTGATTCCTCCTAAGGAACAATCATTAGAGCAGTGGATTATTTTTACCCCCTCTAGATTTACAATTCCACCTGGTGGCTCACAAACTGTTCGTTTCGCCATCCATCCTAGAGTTAAGCCCCAATCAGGTGAACATCGAGCAGTACTTTTTGTTGAAGAAATACCCCGGACTACTACACCCAAAAAAGGTGTAACTTTAATTGGCAAATTAGGAGTTGCAATATATGCGTATGTAGGAGATGTCAAGAAAATTGGTGTATTAAATTCTGTGAGCGTAAATACCAAACCAAATGCTCTCAATGCCATCTTTGATATTTCTAGCCAAGGTAACGCATCTGTGCAGATGGAAGGTCAATATGCTATTTGGCCGGCTGCTAAATATCCAGGTGCTGAGGCGACAAAACCCATAGCTAATTTAGAAAAACCAGAGGACAAAAAGACTGGGCCTTTAGTGGATGTAGGATTTTTACCTACAACACCAATTTTACCTGATAGCCGTCGTCGAGTTTTACTACCAATTACTAAAAACTTACCCCCTGGTAATTATGTCTTGGATATAAATGGGAAACTAAATGGTGTAGCGATTAAAAAAGGCATACCTTTTACAGTGCCCATTAATGCTCCACTAGCTAACAATATCAACACTCAAACTCAGCCTGCTTCTCAAAAATTAAGGAATTCTCTCAAAAATCCTCAGTATCGCAGATAA